In a genomic window of Magnolia sinica isolate HGM2019 chromosome 14, MsV1, whole genome shotgun sequence:
- the LOC131225746 gene encoding lon protease homolog 2, peroxisomal-like isoform X2: protein MEVIPMGVNGHEISNALRSTPALVVDETMLEKILGPPRFDDRETAERMATPGVSVGLVWTSFGGDVQFVEATSMVGKGDLHLTGQLGDVIKESTQIALTWKMFLGWRFLQSKKTHHCQDSIDLMFQQMLSDNRTSCSCSSAKQKSYPNLTL, encoded by the exons ATGGAAGTCATTCCAATGGGTGTTAACGGACATGAAATATCAAATGCTCTTAGGAGTACCCCAGCATTGGTTGTAGATGAGACTATGCTGGAAAAGATACTGGGG CCTCCTAGGTTTGATGACCGAGAAACTGCAGAACGTATGGCAACTCCTGGAGTATCAGTTGGGCTTGTCTGGACCTCCTTTGGTGGAGACGTCCAGTTCGTTGaggccacatcaatggtgggAAAGGGTGATTTGCATCTCACTGGCCAACTTGGTGATGTTATCAAAGAATCTACTCAAATAGCTCTAACATGG AAAATGTTTTTGGGGTGGCGATTTCTCCAATCAAAGAAGACGCACCATTGCCAAGATTCCATTGACCTGATGTTCCAACAG atgctttcagacaaccgaacaagctgtagttgttcatcagccaagcaaaagtcatacccaaatcttacattgtga
- the LOC131225746 gene encoding lon protease homolog 2, peroxisomal-like isoform X3: MEVIPMGVNGHEISNALRSTPALVVDETMLEKILGPPRFDDRETAERMATPGVSVGLVWTSFGGDVQFVEATSMVGKGDLHLTGQLGDVIKESTQIALTWMLSDNRTSCSCSSAKQKSYPNLTL; encoded by the exons ATGGAAGTCATTCCAATGGGTGTTAACGGACATGAAATATCAAATGCTCTTAGGAGTACCCCAGCATTGGTTGTAGATGAGACTATGCTGGAAAAGATACTGGGG CCTCCTAGGTTTGATGACCGAGAAACTGCAGAACGTATGGCAACTCCTGGAGTATCAGTTGGGCTTGTCTGGACCTCCTTTGGTGGAGACGTCCAGTTCGTTGaggccacatcaatggtgggAAAGGGTGATTTGCATCTCACTGGCCAACTTGGTGATGTTATCAAAGAATCTACTCAAATAGCTCTAACATGG atgctttcagacaaccgaacaagctgtagttgttcatcagccaagcaaaagtcatacccaaatcttacattgtga
- the LOC131225746 gene encoding lon protease homolog 2, peroxisomal-like isoform X1, whose amino-acid sequence MEVIPMGVNGHEISNALRSTPALVVDETMLEKILGPPRFDDRETAERMATPGVSVGLVWTSFGGDVQFVEATSMVGKGDLHLTGQLGDVIKESTQIALTWVRARAADLKFSAAGDISLLENQHIHIHFLAGAVPKDGPSAGVTLVTSLVSLFSQRRVRAGTTMTGDYYRAYII is encoded by the exons ATGGAAGTCATTCCAATGGGTGTTAACGGACATGAAATATCAAATGCTCTTAGGAGTACCCCAGCATTGGTTGTAGATGAGACTATGCTGGAAAAGATACTGGGG CCTCCTAGGTTTGATGACCGAGAAACTGCAGAACGTATGGCAACTCCTGGAGTATCAGTTGGGCTTGTCTGGACCTCCTTTGGTGGAGACGTCCAGTTCGTTGaggccacatcaatggtgggAAAGGGTGATTTGCATCTCACTGGCCAACTTGGTGATGTTATCAAAGAATCTACTCAAATAGCTCTAACATGG GTAAGGGCAAGAGCAGCAGATCTTAAGTTTTCAGCTGCTGGGGATATCAGTTTGCTTGAGAATCAGCATATTCATATACATTTTCTAGCAGGAGCTGTACCTAAGGATGGACCCTCAGCAGGAGTCACTTTGGTAACATCTTTAGTTTCTCTGTTTAGTCAAAGAAGAGTTCGAGCAGGTACAACAATGACTGGAGATTACTACCGAGCATACATAATCTAG